One region of Malania oleifera isolate guangnan ecotype guangnan chromosome 6, ASM2987363v1, whole genome shotgun sequence genomic DNA includes:
- the LOC131158827 gene encoding cyclin-dependent kinase F-1: protein MEMDPPPPSGSWSIYTRPEITQKYEILERVGSGAYSDVYRGRRLSDSLTVALKEIHDYQSAFREIEALQMLQNSPNVVVLHEYFWRDDDDAVLVLEFLRTDLASVIREAKRNWGGRISIGEIKRWMVQILHGVDACHRYSIVHRDLKPSNMLVSADGVLKLADFGQARILIEHGSVGVNDDRRTHEQDTPNQASTFQRNDAIYETNDIYRESPRNQEGSIVGMKESFRELDELKAKNLVNEIDKEMGIYDGDASCLATCSTSDIEDDPFKSSYSYEVEGGGGDRRDPLTSCVGTRWFRAPELLYGSTDYGPEIDLWSLGCIFAELFSLEPLFPGTSDIDQLSRIFNVLGNLDEELWPDCLKLPDYKSISFGKTENPSGLEACLPDRSPDEILIIKKLVCFDPANRATAMELLHDKYLNEEPLPVPISELRVPSASCGQDEYSPCGWYDYKGMDSDSDFEDFGPVNVATTDTGFSIQFL from the exons ATGGAGATGGACCCTCCACCGCCATCCGGGAGCTGGAGCATCTACACCCGACCCGAGATAACCCAGAAATACGAGATCTTGGAGCGGGTCGGGTCCGGCGCCTATTCCGACGTCTACCGTGGCCGTCGCCTCTCCGACTCCCTCACCGTCGCCCTCAAAGAGATCCACGACTACCAGTCGGCGTTTCGTGAGATCGAGGCCCTGCAGATGCTGCAGAATTCCCCCAACGTCGTTGTGTTGCATGAGTACTTCTGGCGCGACGACGATGACGCCGTCCTCGTGCTCGAGTTCTTGAGGACCGACCTCGCTTCGGTGATCAGGGAGGCAAAGAGGAACTGGGGCGGTCGGATCTCCATCGGCGAGATCAAGCGATGGATGGTTCAGATTTTGCACGGGGTCGATGCGTGTCATCGTTATTCGATTGTGCATCGCGATTTGAAGCCCTCGAATATGTTGGTTTCCGCTGATGGGGTTCTCAAGCTAGCCGATTTTGGACAG GCAAGGATACTTATTGAGCATGGATCTGTCGGTGTCAATGACGATCGACGTACACATGAACAGGATACTCCAAATCAGGCAAGTACATTTCAAAGAAATGATGCTATTTATGAGACAAATGATATTTACCGAGAAAGTCCCAGAAATCAAGAGGGAAGTATTGTGGGTATGAAAGAATCTTTTAGAGAGTTGGATGAGCTTAAGGCCAAAAACTTAGTCAATGAAATTGATAAGGAAATGGGTATTTATGATGGAGATGCATCTTGTCTTGCCACATGCTCCACAAGTGACATTGAAGATGATCCTTTCAAGAGTTCTTATTCTTATGAGGTGGAGGGTGGAGGAGGGGATAGACGTGATCCACTCACATCTTGTGTTGGAACTCGTTGGTTCAGGGCCCCTGAATTGCTCTATGGATCCACAGATTATGGCCCAGAGATTGACCTTTGGTCATTAGGCTGCATTTTTGCGGAGCTCTTTAGTTTAGAGCCCCTCTTCCCAGGTACTTCAGATATTGATCAGCTCAGCAGAATATTTAATGTGTTGGGCAACCTAGATGAGGAGCTCTGGCCAGATTGTTTGAAACTTCCTGACTATAAGAGCATTTCATTTGGTAAGACAGAGAATCCAAGCGGTTTAGAAGCCTGCCTGCCTGACCGTTCTCCTGATGAAATCCTTATCATCAAAAAGCTTGTCTGTTTTGATCCAGCAAATAGAGCTACTGCAATGGAACTGCTCCATGATAAGTATTTGAATGAAGAGCCTCTGCCAGTTCCCATATCTGAGCTGAGGGTTCCTTCTGCTAGCTGTGGACAAGACGAGTATTCTCCTTGTGGGTGGTATGACTATAAGGGCATGGATTCAGATTCCGATTTCGAGGACTTTGGCCCTGTGAACGTCGCAACTACTGATACTGGTTTTTCCATTCAATTCCTCTGA